CAGGTCAACATCCCCGACCACGTCACCGTGCACCCGCGGCTGATCCCGCAGTTGCAGCGCCGGGCGGCGATGATCGAGGACGACACGATCGACTGGGGCATGGGCGAGACGCTCGCGATCGGCTCCCTGCTCCTGGAGGGCACCCCGGTGCGCCTCTCGGGCCAGGACTCCCGGCGTGGCACCTTCGGCCAGCGTCACGCGGTCCTGATCGACCGGGTCACCGGCGAGGACTACACCCCGCTCCAGTACCTGTCGGACGACCAGGCCCGCCTGAACGTCTACGACTCCCTGCTCTCCGAGTACGCGGTCATGGGCTTCGAGTACGGCTACTCGCTGGCTCGTCCCGACGCGCTCGTGATGTGGGAGGCGCAGTTCGGCGACTTCGTCAACGGCGCGCAGTCGGTGGTGGACGAGTACATCTCGGCCGCGGAACAGAAGTGGGGCCAGACGTCCGGCGTCACCCTGCTCCTCCCCCACGGCCACGAGGGCCAGGGCCCGGACCACTCCTCGGCCCGCATCGAGCGGTTCCTCCAGCTCTGTGCCCAGAACAACATGATGGTCGCGCAGCCGACGCTGCCGTCGAACTACTTCCACCTCCTGCGGTGGCAGGTGCACAACCCGCACCACAAGCCGCTGGTGGTCTTCACCCCGAAGTCGATGCTGCGCCTCAAGGCGGCGGCCTCGAAGACGGAGGAGTTCACGACGGGCTCCTTCCGCCCGGTCATCGGCGACGAGTCCGCCGCCCCGGCCGACGTCCGCAAGGTCGTCTTCTGCGCCGGCAAGGTGTACTACGACCTTGAGGCCGAGCGTAAGAAGCGCGGCATCACGGACACGGCGATCATCCGCATCGAGCGCCTGTACCCGCTCCCGGGTGCGGAACTCCAGGCGGAGATCGCCAAGTACCCGAACGCCGAGAAGTACCTGTGGGCCCAGGAGGAGCCGGCCAACCAGGGCGCGTGGCCCTTCATCGCCCTCAACCTGATCGACCACCTGGACCTCGCGGTCGGCGCGGACATCCCGCACGGCGAGCGTCTGCGGCGCATCTCGCGCCCGGCCGGCTCGTCCCCGGCAGTGGGTTCGGCCAAGCGTCACCAGGCGGAGCAGGAGCAGCTGGTGCGTGAGGTGTTCGAGGCGTAGGGCTCGACCCGCCTCCACCGAACACGGTTGAGGTACGAGGGCCCGGCACCGGAGAGATCCGGCGCCGGGCCCTTTGTCATCAGGGCCCCGGAAATGTACGCATAACCTGGAGAGGCTCGCCCGGCGGCCCGTCCCCGGCCCCGAGCCCAGTCCTCACCACCAGTCCGACCAGTCCGACCAGTCCGACCAGTCCCAGCATTCCCCAGGAGAACATCCGTGTACTTCACCGACCGAGGCATCGAAGAGCTGGAGAAGCGGCGCGGCGAGGAGGAGGTCACCTTCGAGTGGCTCGCCGAGCAGCTACGGGCCTTCGTCGACCTCAATCCCGACTTCGAGGTGCCGGTGGAGCGCCTGGCCACCTGGCTGGCGCGGTTGGACGACGAGGACGACGAGTAACGAGTAACGCACAGGGCGCAGGGCGCAGGCGGGCATGGCGAGCGGCTCCGATCCGGGTGTCTTGACTTTCCGTGACCGCGATATATCGTGAATAGCGGAAGACGCGATATGGCGTGTCGTGACGTACCCGGTCGTCGGCCTGCCGTTCGTCAGCCCGTCCGTTCACCAAGGGGGTCCGCATCATGTCCACCACAGCCGCGTCCGAGTGGTCCGTCAAAGAGCCCGGCAGCCTCGACTTCGCCGAGCCCGTCACGGGCCTGCAGGTACGCATCGTCAACGGAACGGTGAACGTGGTGGGCACGGACGAGAGTTCCGCCCGCCTGGAGGTCACCGAGATCGAGGGCCCACCCCTGGTGGTGACCCAGGAGGCCGGGGTCCTGACAGTGGCCTACGAGGATCTGCCCTGGAAAGGATTCCTCAAGTGGCTGGACCGCAGGAGCTGGCGCCGCAGCGCGGTGGTGACCCTGACCGTCCCGGCCTCAGCGCGCGTCGAGGTGGGCGTGGTGGGCGCCGCCGCGGTCGTCTCGGGGGTCGCCGGGGAGACGGTGGTGATGGGCGTCACCGGCGACACGACACTCGTCGGGCTCTCCGGGCCCGTCCGCGCCGACACCGTCTCGGGCAGCCTGGAGGCCCAGGCGGTCACGGGCGACCTGCACTTCAACTCCGTCTCGGGCGACCTCACCGTCATCGAGGGCTCCGGCCCGTCGGTGCGCGCGGAGTCGGTGAGCGGCGCCATGATCGTCGACCTCGACCCGGAGGGCCCGACGGACGTGCGGCTGACGAACGTCTCGGGCGAGATCGCCATCCGGCTCCCGCATCCGGCGGACGCCGAGGTGGAGGCGAACACGGCGAGCGGCAGGATCTCCAACGCCTTCGACGACCTCCGCGTCCACGGCCAGTGGGGCGCCCACCGCGTCACGGGCCGCCTGGGCGCGGGCACGGGCAAACTCCGGGCGACGACGGTCTCCGGCTCGATCGCCCTGCTCCGCCGCCCTCAACAGGATGACGAACCGGCGGACTCCACCCCCGGGAACACTCCCGGTGACAGTTCCGGTGACACCTCCGGCCCGACGAACAAGAAGGTGCTCTGACATGCCTCCCGTCTTCGCCCACGGCCGCCTGCGCCTCTACCTGCTGAAGCTGCTGGACGAGGCTCCCCGCCACGGCTACGAGGTGATCCGCCTCCTGGAGGAGCGCTTCCAGGGGCTGTACGCGCCGTCGGCGGGCACCGTGTACCCCCGCCTGGCCAAGCTGCAGACCGAGGGGCTGGTCACGCACACCACGGAGGGCGGCCGCAAGGTGTACTCCATCACGGACGCGGGCCGCGCCGAACTGGCCGACCGCAGCGGCGAGTTGGCCGACCTCGAACTGGAGATCCGCGACTCGGTCGCCGAACTCGCCGCCGAGATCCGGGCCGACGTCCGGGGCGCGGCGGGCGACCTGCGGCGCGAGGTGCGCGCGGCGGCGAGCGAGGCCCGCAGGTCCCCCGGAGCCGCGCCGAGCGCCCCGTTCGGAGAACCCGGCGAGTACGGGGGCCTCACCGACCTCGGCGACAGGGAGGCGTGGCGTGCCGCGAAGGAGGAGATGCGGCGCGCCAAGCAGGAGTGGAAGGAGCAGGCCCGGCGCGCGAAGGACGAGAGCCGCCGGGCCCGTGAGGAGGCCCAGCGGGCCAGGCGCCAGGCCAAGGAGGCCCAGGACAACGCCCGCGCGCAGGCCCAGGAGGAGGTGCAGCGCATCGCCAGGCACGTCCAGGAACAGGTCCAGGACCACTTCAGCCGGGGCGACTGGCCGACGGGGGTCCGCGAGGGCCTGACCGAACTGGCCAAGGAGTTCGGCGAGTTCGGAAAGGACTTCGGCAAGAACCTCGGCCAGGGCCTGGGCAAGGACTTCGGCTTCGCGCGCCCCGGCGGCACCACGACCGCCACGGCACCGGAACCGGAGCGCCCGCAGTACACGGACACTCCCCCGGACTTCCCGGCCGGCTACGAACCGTCCTGGGCCCACGAGGACTTCACCGGCGACCCGGCCCGCGACCTGGACCGCCTCCTCGACCGCTTCCGCGACGGCATCCGCGACTCGGCCCGCGACCACAGCGTCACGGAGCCTCAACTCCACGAGATCCGCGGCCACTTGTCCGCGGCGGCGGCATTGGTGGAGGCGGCACTGCGGACGCCTGAGAAGTAGGCGGCGACCCCTCTGGCGAGCGGCGGACCTCTATCGTTCGCCGGTCGCCCACTCGGGCCGGACAACCGCCCTCGGGCGCCGCCGCTGGTCCCGGTAGTGGCTCAGGCTGGGGGTCGGCACGCGCGGATACAGCCGTCCGTAGCGGGAGTAGTGCTTGCGGACGATGGCGAGACCCTCGTGCGTGGCTACGGCGTACATCTGGTCACCGCGCTGAACGACAGTGGCGTACTGGCGTATCCGAAGGGCCTCGATGTCCTCGGCGGAGGCGTAGCGGGAGGTGCTGGCGAGGACTATGCCGTCGATGCCGGCGTTGGCCAGCGCGACCATCAGCCGCCACTGACGGACGTTCATCGCCTCGGACAGGAACCGGTGCAGGCTGCGTGCGGCGGTCGGTGCGGCGTTCTTCACATGGAACTCGATGCGGGTACGGCGCTCGCGGGCCCGCTCGGCATCGGACTCGGTCTGCGCGAAGGCTTCGTCGACCTCCATACGGGCCCGGTCGCGCAGCAGTTCGCGATAGGTGTCGAGTTCCGCGTTGAGGAGTCGGCAGGCGACTCCGGGCGAGCGTTGCAGCAGTGGAGCGATCAGTTGCAGGAGGGGGTCGTCGGCGTCGATGACGGCGAGCCTGTGCTCCAGGTGGGCCCGCTGGAACACGACGCCCAGATGGTCGGTCAACTCGGCCAGCCGCTCGACGGCCACCGGGTGGCGGAGCAGTGCGCGGTCGATGACGGCGGGGTTCACCCCGAAGACACGGGCGAGATCCATCCGTACGGTTCCGTCGTCCCGTACGGGAAGCCGGGCAAACCGTTCGATGTTCGTGTAGCCGCTGCGGCTGATGCCGACCTCGTCGGCCGCCTGCGCGATCGTCAGCCCGGCCTGGCAGCGCAGCCCCTGGATGTCCGCCAGGGCGCGCTTTCTGCGGAGTTCACGTGCGGGGATGTCGAACAGGGCGCTGATCTCGGCGATGCGCCGGGGGTCCGGCTTGGAGATGTTGTTCTCGTAGGCGAGGACGCGGCTCTTCGAGGTACCGAGCCGTTTCGCGACCGCGTCGGCGCTGAGGAACTCGCCGTCGACAGCGCGTGTGAGCCGCGCGAAGCGCAGTGCGTCACCGTCGAAGTCCACCGCCCCACGGGCCACTCACCCCACCCCCTCTCGTTACCCCTTCAACTAGCAGTACGATAAAAGGTACCGCTTAGGTTCGGAAGCGTGTCCATGGATTCACTCTGGAGAGTGCCAGGGACACGCTACGAAGCCGAAATCTCGCTTCGGCCCCGTAGCGTGGTACCGCTTAGCATTGTTTTGGATTCCCGCCGCACGGCACAGCGGTGAGGATTGAGGAACACGCGGGGGCGGCTTTCCAGGGGGATCTCCACAGCGGGACGACTCCGGAACGCGTCACTCCGCGACGACTTACCGAAACGACCGTGAGCCCGTGTCCGGTGGCGATCCTGAGCACGGGCCCACGCGGCCGGCTATTCGGTAACTGACGGCGGGTGAGGGGCCAACCTCATCCGCCGTTGTCGTACAGATCGAACATCAGCCGGATGAGCCAGTACAGGCACTCCCCGGCCATGCGTGCTCGGCCTCTGCGCGGCGCGCTACCGCGGTCCGGCTCTTCGGGGCCGCGCGGTTCGGGAGGGACATCGTCATCCCCATCGCTTGGCCGTTCAGAGCCTGCCACGGACCTCTCTCC
The DNA window shown above is from Streptomyces sp. NBC_01451 and carries:
- a CDS encoding DUF6104 family protein — translated: MYFTDRGIEELEKRRGEEEVTFEWLAEQLRAFVDLNPDFEVPVERLATWLARLDDEDDE
- a CDS encoding helix-turn-helix transcriptional regulator, which gives rise to MARGAVDFDGDALRFARLTRAVDGEFLSADAVAKRLGTSKSRVLAYENNISKPDPRRIAEISALFDIPARELRRKRALADIQGLRCQAGLTIAQAADEVGISRSGYTNIERFARLPVRDDGTVRMDLARVFGVNPAVIDRALLRHPVAVERLAELTDHLGVVFQRAHLEHRLAVIDADDPLLQLIAPLLQRSPGVACRLLNAELDTYRELLRDRARMEVDEAFAQTESDAERARERRTRIEFHVKNAAPTAARSLHRFLSEAMNVRQWRLMVALANAGIDGIVLASTSRYASAEDIEALRIRQYATVVQRGDQMYAVATHEGLAIVRKHYSRYGRLYPRVPTPSLSHYRDQRRRPRAVVRPEWATGER
- a CDS encoding DUF4097 family beta strand repeat-containing protein; this translates as MSTTAASEWSVKEPGSLDFAEPVTGLQVRIVNGTVNVVGTDESSARLEVTEIEGPPLVVTQEAGVLTVAYEDLPWKGFLKWLDRRSWRRSAVVTLTVPASARVEVGVVGAAAVVSGVAGETVVMGVTGDTTLVGLSGPVRADTVSGSLEAQAVTGDLHFNSVSGDLTVIEGSGPSVRAESVSGAMIVDLDPEGPTDVRLTNVSGEIAIRLPHPADAEVEANTASGRISNAFDDLRVHGQWGAHRVTGRLGAGTGKLRATTVSGSIALLRRPQQDDEPADSTPGNTPGDSSGDTSGPTNKKVL
- a CDS encoding helix-turn-helix transcriptional regulator, which gives rise to MPPVFAHGRLRLYLLKLLDEAPRHGYEVIRLLEERFQGLYAPSAGTVYPRLAKLQTEGLVTHTTEGGRKVYSITDAGRAELADRSGELADLELEIRDSVAELAAEIRADVRGAAGDLRREVRAAASEARRSPGAAPSAPFGEPGEYGGLTDLGDREAWRAAKEEMRRAKQEWKEQARRAKDESRRAREEAQRARRQAKEAQDNARAQAQEEVQRIARHVQEQVQDHFSRGDWPTGVREGLTELAKEFGEFGKDFGKNLGQGLGKDFGFARPGGTTTATAPEPERPQYTDTPPDFPAGYEPSWAHEDFTGDPARDLDRLLDRFRDGIRDSARDHSVTEPQLHEIRGHLSAAAALVEAALRTPEK